Proteins from a single region of Sphaerochaeta globosa str. Buddy:
- a CDS encoding dihydrodipicolinate synthase family protein, with protein sequence MDTSFIKGIIPPIVTPITEDESLDEQALRNLIDFVIEGGCSGVLAFGSNGEFYMMEEDEMERALSVIMDQTAGRVPVYMGVGNIRTGKCIRLAQMGVRLGAKGISILQPMFIKPTEQELKGHIRSIAASVGDTAVLLYNNPGRCGYAMSQDLVQELAHSIPNLVGMKDSSGDLTQTMEFIRRNADVGFKVMCGKDTLIYSGLCVGAVGAVCSTANYLPALVCSIYDKYVGGDLKGSLEAQWQLNPVRLATDASSFPVATKDLANLVGMQVGSPFLPNLPSPAKQQENLRKQLVDGGFVSG encoded by the coding sequence ATGGATACCTCCTTCATCAAGGGGATCATCCCCCCGATCGTGACACCCATCACAGAAGACGAGAGCCTGGACGAGCAGGCGCTGCGCAACCTCATCGACTTCGTCATAGAGGGCGGATGCTCCGGCGTCCTGGCCTTCGGCTCCAACGGGGAGTTCTACATGATGGAGGAGGACGAGATGGAAAGGGCCCTGTCGGTCATCATGGACCAGACGGCGGGCCGGGTGCCGGTGTACATGGGCGTGGGCAACATCCGCACCGGCAAGTGCATCCGCCTCGCCCAAATGGGCGTGAGGCTGGGGGCGAAGGGAATCTCGATCCTGCAGCCGATGTTCATCAAGCCGACCGAACAGGAGCTGAAGGGGCACATCAGGAGCATAGCCGCTTCGGTGGGCGATACTGCGGTGCTGCTGTACAACAACCCGGGGCGCTGCGGCTACGCGATGAGCCAGGACCTGGTACAGGAGCTTGCGCACAGCATCCCCAACCTGGTGGGCATGAAGGACTCCAGCGGGGACCTGACGCAGACCATGGAGTTCATCCGGCGCAACGCCGACGTGGGCTTCAAGGTGATGTGCGGCAAGGACACGCTGATCTACTCGGGGCTGTGCGTGGGTGCCGTGGGTGCTGTGTGCTCGACGGCCAACTACCTGCCCGCCCTTGTCTGCTCTATCTACGACAAGTACGTGGGCGGGGACCTGAAGGGGTCGCTTGAGGCGCAGTGGCAGCTGAACCCCGTCAGGCTTGCGACCGACGCTTCCAGCTTCCCGGTGGCGACCAAGGACCTGGCGAACCTGGTGGGCATGCAGGTGGGAAGCCCGTTCCTGCCGAACCTGCCGTCCCCCGCCAAGCAGCAGGAGAACCTGAGGAAGCAACTGGTCGACGGCGGTTTCGTCTCCGGCTGA
- a CDS encoding D-2-hydroxyacid dehydrogenase: MQHTIVILDGYTENPGDLSWEGFEKLGDVTVYDRTDAKDILSRIGSADIVITNKTPLSKETIDRAPKVKYIGVLATGYNVVDTQAAKEKGIPVCNIPTYGTDAVAQFAFALLLEIAHHVQHHSDAVKQGRWANCPDFCFWDYPLIELAGKTMGLIGYGRIGQSVARIARAFGMQVIAYDSYQDPKQQDVYVSLDELLNRSDVISLHCPLFEQTKGIINKDTIAKMKDGVIILNNSRGPLIVEQDLADALNSGKVYAAGLDVVSSEPIREDNPLLTAKNCLITPHISWAPKESRQRLMDIAVENLKAFLSGKSQNVVNA; encoded by the coding sequence ATGCAGCACACCATAGTTATTCTTGATGGATATACCGAAAACCCTGGAGACCTGAGTTGGGAAGGCTTTGAAAAGCTCGGCGATGTAACAGTCTACGATCGAACCGATGCAAAGGATATTCTTTCTCGCATCGGCAGTGCCGATATTGTAATCACCAACAAGACACCGCTGAGTAAGGAAACCATAGATCGAGCACCGAAGGTCAAGTATATCGGTGTTCTTGCCACCGGCTACAATGTAGTCGATACCCAGGCAGCGAAAGAGAAGGGTATTCCTGTTTGCAATATTCCTACGTATGGAACCGATGCCGTTGCTCAGTTTGCATTCGCTTTACTTCTGGAAATCGCCCACCATGTCCAGCATCACAGTGATGCCGTCAAACAAGGTCGATGGGCAAACTGCCCTGATTTCTGCTTCTGGGATTATCCGCTCATTGAGCTTGCAGGCAAGACCATGGGCCTTATCGGCTATGGTAGGATCGGACAGTCGGTAGCCAGGATCGCCCGTGCCTTCGGCATGCAGGTGATCGCCTATGACTCCTACCAGGATCCGAAGCAGCAGGATGTGTATGTCTCGCTGGACGAACTGCTGAACAGAAGTGATGTCATTTCTCTTCACTGTCCGCTCTTTGAACAGACCAAGGGCATCATCAACAAGGACACCATTGCAAAGATGAAGGACGGGGTGATCATTCTCAACAACAGTCGGGGACCTCTTATTGTGGAGCAGGACCTCGCCGATGCACTGAATAGCGGCAAAGTCTATGCAGCAGGCTTGGATGTAGTCTCCTCTGAGCCGATCAGGGAAGACAATCCTCTTCTGACTGCTAAGAATTGTCTCATCACTCCGCACATCAGCTGGGCACCGAAGGAAAGCAGACAGCGTCTGATGGATATTGCAGTTGAGAATCTTAAGGCATTCCTTTCAGGCAAGAGCCAGAATGTGGTGAATGCATAG
- a CDS encoding IclR family transcriptional regulator, protein MPIDTDKYNIKTVARCFQILDYASEQSGPISIQDVCAALDTNSNMAFRLLASLQNSGYMTKDPYTGLYAISLKTLKLSRSALQSQEIRKVTMPYLELLWNQFPKANVNMAVFYNGEVLMLDRIDTQSTPRTYFTPGRQLPFHCSALGKVLTCELKEEELDTLIKQKGLNRYTEKTITDPKALKDELAKVRKEGAARDRNEFIEGDNCSAVPVRGRDGRIIAGISVSALTSNMAVEEIEAAIPRLKDTASKISYMMGYTTQPVM, encoded by the coding sequence ATGCCCATTGATACCGACAAGTACAATATCAAGACTGTTGCCCGTTGCTTCCAAATCCTGGATTACGCCTCCGAGCAGAGCGGCCCCATCTCCATCCAGGATGTCTGTGCAGCCCTGGACACCAACAGCAATATGGCATTCCGCCTGCTGGCGAGCCTGCAGAACTCCGGCTACATGACCAAGGACCCCTATACGGGGCTCTATGCCATTTCCCTGAAAACCCTCAAACTCAGCAGGAGCGCTTTGCAGTCCCAGGAGATCCGAAAGGTGACGATGCCCTACCTGGAGCTGCTGTGGAACCAGTTCCCCAAGGCGAATGTGAACATGGCGGTGTTCTATAACGGGGAGGTTCTGATGCTCGACCGCATCGACACCCAATCCACCCCCCGAACCTACTTCACCCCCGGACGCCAACTGCCCTTCCATTGCTCGGCTTTAGGCAAGGTGCTGACCTGCGAGTTGAAGGAAGAGGAACTGGACACGCTCATCAAGCAGAAGGGCTTGAACCGCTATACAGAGAAAACCATCACCGATCCCAAGGCCTTGAAGGATGAGCTTGCCAAGGTTCGCAAGGAAGGAGCAGCCCGCGACCGCAATGAGTTCATTGAGGGCGACAACTGCTCCGCTGTTCCCGTACGCGGCCGCGACGGGAGGATTATTGCAGGCATCAGCGTAAGTGCCCTCACCTCCAACATGGCGGTCGAGGAGATCGAGGCTGCCATCCCAAGGCTCAAGGATACCGCCTCAAAGATATCCTATATGATGGGCTACACTACACAACCGGTGATGTAG
- a CDS encoding ATP-binding protein has protein sequence MTDQLFIGREEELAYLEKAYASQDFEFCVIYGRRRIGKTSLVVRFCEEKRAIYHMAQKGTETIGLEKLSEAISDSLLQKAQVKFASFEKALEYLCEVSEHERLIFVIDEFPYFCSSIPSSMSVLQYAIDHLLKKTKLMIILTGSSVSFMEQEVMGSKSPLYGRRTRTLKLNPFSLAETASLCARSPIESVLVQAMTGGVPLYVQYFASKEPLWEAIREIWFLKTGLLYYEPQFLLSMETRNPEQYAQVLALLAAGTTKPNQMADKLGVSSAHLAALLSTLQTLGLVTKELPFGEKQGKKGVYRISDSLFTFYLRFVYPYLALLEQGKPEGPLRLLEQHMDQFVGKQFEQMCHTYFLQHTNRPIIALSHWWGFDQQNQQNEELDLVAEDANGGMVFAECKWRTTKVGLSDYARLVQRSTLLLKGEQAEYWLFSKSGFTDELQKAKLATLVGVEQMVPTTSPVV, from the coding sequence ATGACTGACCAACTATTTATCGGAAGAGAAGAAGAGCTTGCCTACCTTGAAAAAGCCTATGCATCGCAAGATTTTGAATTCTGTGTCATATATGGGAGACGAAGAATCGGCAAAACCTCGTTGGTAGTGCGATTTTGTGAGGAAAAGCGTGCAATTTACCACATGGCCCAAAAGGGAACTGAAACAATTGGCTTGGAGAAGTTGTCTGAGGCTATCAGTGATTCTTTGCTCCAGAAAGCCCAAGTGAAATTTGCAAGTTTCGAGAAGGCATTGGAGTATCTTTGTGAAGTTTCTGAGCATGAGCGACTGATTTTTGTAATTGATGAGTTTCCCTACTTCTGCTCGTCCATTCCAAGTAGCATGAGTGTACTCCAATATGCCATTGACCACCTGCTGAAGAAAACCAAGCTCATGATTATTCTCACAGGTTCATCAGTCAGTTTCATGGAACAGGAAGTAATGGGATCAAAAAGTCCACTGTACGGTCGTAGAACAAGGACATTGAAACTAAATCCTTTCTCTCTTGCTGAAACAGCCTCACTCTGTGCTCGTAGTCCGATTGAATCAGTTCTTGTACAAGCGATGACCGGTGGTGTTCCCTTATATGTACAATATTTTGCATCAAAAGAGCCTTTGTGGGAGGCGATCAGGGAAATTTGGTTCCTAAAAACAGGTCTTTTGTACTATGAACCGCAATTTTTACTTTCGATGGAGACACGAAATCCAGAGCAATATGCACAAGTCTTGGCGCTCCTTGCTGCGGGAACCACGAAGCCAAACCAGATGGCAGATAAACTTGGGGTCAGCTCAGCACATCTTGCTGCTCTTCTTTCAACGCTTCAAACGCTAGGTCTTGTTACCAAGGAACTACCTTTTGGCGAGAAGCAAGGCAAGAAAGGGGTCTATCGGATTTCTGATTCTCTTTTTACCTTTTATTTGCGTTTTGTCTATCCCTACCTTGCATTATTGGAACAAGGAAAACCGGAAGGTCCATTACGTCTTCTTGAACAGCACATGGACCAATTCGTGGGCAAGCAGTTTGAGCAAATGTGTCATACGTATTTTCTCCAACACACGAATAGACCAATCATTGCACTTTCTCATTGGTGGGGCTTTGACCAACAAAATCAGCAGAATGAGGAATTGGATTTGGTTGCCGAAGATGCGAATGGGGGGATGGTTTTTGCAGAATGCAAATGGAGAACCACCAAGGTAGGGTTGAGCGACTATGCCCGTTTGGTCCAACGCAGTACGCTCTTATTGAAAGGAGAACAGGCCGAGTACTGGCTGTTCTCCAAATCAGGTTTCACCGATGAGCTTCAAAAAGCAAAGCTTGCCACGCTGGTTGGCGTTGAGCAAATGGTACCAACTACATCACCGGTTGTGTAG
- the garR gene encoding 2-hydroxy-3-oxopropionate reductase codes for MKIGFIGLGIMGKPMAKNLLKAGHSIVCYDVNAANVADVVAAGATAGRSSADVAAQVPLLITMLPNSPHVKSVVMGEGGVLEGAREGLILIDMSSIAPLASQEVEKACAQKKVRMLDAPVSGGEPKAIDGSLAIMVGGEKGLFEEVRDILLVMGASAVHCGPIGAGNTTKLANQIIVALNIAAVAEAFTLVRKAGVDPHLVFDAIKGGLAGSTVMNAKAPMMMDSNFKPGFKIDLHIKDLANALDTGHGVGSPLPLTSLAREMMETLHSDGFGGDDHSALARYYAKLSGTKIGE; via the coding sequence ATGAAGATTGGATTCATCGGACTTGGCATCATGGGCAAGCCCATGGCGAAGAACCTGCTCAAGGCAGGTCATAGTATTGTTTGTTATGATGTGAATGCGGCCAACGTGGCCGACGTGGTAGCAGCCGGAGCGACAGCGGGCAGGAGTTCTGCCGACGTGGCGGCCCAGGTGCCCCTTCTGATCACGATGCTGCCCAACAGCCCGCACGTAAAGAGCGTGGTCATGGGAGAGGGCGGGGTGCTCGAGGGGGCAAGAGAGGGCCTGATCCTCATCGACATGTCCTCCATCGCCCCCCTTGCGAGCCAGGAGGTCGAGAAGGCCTGTGCACAGAAGAAGGTGCGCATGCTCGACGCCCCGGTAAGCGGCGGCGAGCCGAAGGCCATCGACGGCAGCCTTGCGATCATGGTCGGGGGGGAGAAGGGCCTCTTCGAGGAAGTGAGGGACATCCTGCTGGTCATGGGGGCCAGTGCGGTGCACTGCGGGCCGATTGGGGCGGGGAACACGACCAAGCTGGCCAACCAGATCATCGTGGCGCTGAACATAGCGGCGGTGGCGGAGGCCTTCACGCTGGTGCGCAAGGCCGGGGTGGACCCGCACCTTGTGTTCGATGCGATCAAGGGAGGTCTTGCCGGAAGCACGGTGATGAACGCCAAGGCCCCGATGATGATGGACTCTAACTTCAAGCCGGGCTTCAAGATCGACCTGCACATCAAGGACCTCGCCAATGCATTGGACACCGGCCACGGGGTGGGATCCCCGCTCCCGCTGACCTCACTTGCGCGCGAGATGATGGAGACGCTGCACAGCGACGGGTTCGGAGGCGACGACCACAGCGCCCTTGCCCGCTACTACGCCAAGCTGTCCGGCACGAAGATCGGGGAGTGA
- a CDS encoding type III PLP-dependent enzyme, with the protein MNTTEIMSKERWQRVLENSQDRETPFQLILSDVIEEKYQELLDAIPFAKIYYAVKANPAPAVLSLLDRLGSNFDVASVYELRRLQELGISADRMSCGNTIKKFEHIKEFYAAGIRLFVTDSEGDLRNIAMAAPGSKIMVRLMTEGAQTADWPLSRKFGCSPDLAGDLLILARKLGLQPWGLSFHVGSQQRDITAWDSALSKVSYLFTWLLENEDLKLSCINMGGGFPATYRERTNPVQTYADEIKRYLEEDYGDILPEIIIEPGRSLVGDSGVLVSEIVLISRKSRTALERWVYQDCGRFGGLMETLGEAIHYPILCERNGPLEQVILAGPTCDSMDTLYEDYRYELPLSLAVGDRLYWLSTGAYTSSYSAIEFNGFPPLQTLVI; encoded by the coding sequence ATGAACACTACTGAAATAATGTCTAAGGAACGGTGGCAGCGAGTACTGGAAAATTCCCAGGACCGTGAGACACCGTTCCAGCTGATTCTCTCGGATGTAATCGAGGAGAAGTATCAAGAGCTTCTCGATGCAATTCCTTTTGCAAAGATATATTATGCTGTAAAAGCCAACCCTGCGCCAGCTGTGCTGAGTCTGCTTGACCGTCTTGGCTCAAACTTCGACGTGGCATCGGTGTATGAGCTTCGTCGCTTGCAGGAGCTGGGTATCAGTGCCGATCGCATGAGCTGTGGCAATACCATCAAGAAATTTGAACACATCAAAGAGTTTTATGCTGCGGGAATACGGTTGTTCGTAACCGACAGTGAAGGCGACTTGAGAAATATTGCGATGGCAGCCCCCGGTTCGAAAATCATGGTCCGCCTGATGACCGAAGGAGCGCAGACCGCCGACTGGCCGCTGTCCAGAAAGTTTGGTTGCAGCCCGGATTTGGCCGGCGACCTGCTCATACTGGCAAGAAAGCTAGGCCTGCAGCCTTGGGGGCTCTCTTTTCATGTGGGCTCCCAACAGCGCGACATTACCGCGTGGGATAGTGCTCTTTCGAAGGTCAGTTACTTGTTTACGTGGCTGTTGGAGAATGAGGACCTCAAGCTATCCTGCATCAATATGGGAGGCGGGTTTCCTGCCACCTATCGGGAACGGACCAACCCTGTCCAAACCTATGCCGATGAGATCAAGCGGTACCTCGAGGAAGATTATGGGGATATTTTACCTGAAATAATCATAGAACCCGGACGTTCTCTTGTTGGGGATTCAGGGGTGCTTGTCTCGGAGATAGTACTTATTTCCCGCAAGTCCCGAACGGCACTGGAACGATGGGTATACCAAGACTGCGGGCGTTTCGGCGGACTTATGGAAACACTTGGTGAGGCTATCCACTATCCAATCCTCTGTGAACGCAATGGACCTTTGGAGCAGGTGATTCTTGCAGGACCCACGTGTGATTCCATGGATACGCTGTATGAGGATTACCGTTACGAACTACCGCTGAGCCTTGCGGTGGGAGATCGGTTGTATTGGCTCTCCACCGGAGCGTACACCAGCAGTTACTCTGCAATAGAGTTCAACGGTTTCCCGCCTTTACAGACTCTGGTGATATAA
- a CDS encoding response regulator: MKSKTFVIIDDHPLYRSGISALVREGLSLQCIGEAGSLEEGRQLLNSLEPSLAIIDISLLGESGLTLVNECKTRHPQLKILVVSMHDENLYGERALASGANGYVMKHERPEVLLDSIRHILHGKLGISENLKQRMADRL, from the coding sequence GTGAAAAGTAAAACGTTTGTCATCATCGACGACCATCCGCTGTATAGAAGCGGTATCAGCGCACTGGTGCGGGAAGGCTTGAGCCTACAGTGCATCGGGGAAGCCGGGTCTCTAGAGGAAGGAAGACAACTCCTGAACTCGCTTGAGCCTTCGCTTGCGATCATCGACATCTCCCTGTTGGGCGAAAGCGGACTTACCTTGGTCAATGAATGCAAAACCAGGCATCCACAGCTGAAAATACTTGTAGTCTCGATGCACGATGAAAACCTGTATGGGGAACGAGCCCTCGCCAGCGGCGCCAACGGCTATGTGATGAAACACGAGCGCCCTGAAGTCCTTCTGGACTCAATCAGGCACATCCTCCACGGCAAGCTGGGTATCAGCGAGAACCTCAAGCAGCGTATGGCTGACAGGCTGTAA
- a CDS encoding enolase C-terminal domain-like protein produces MTPYIQKMEVYPVAGKDSMLLNLSGAHAPYFTRNIVILTDSQGNTGVGEVPGGQKITRALEQVKPVVEGSKLSEYKQTLLKVKAALGNDDNDVRGLQTFDLRTGIHVITAIEAPLLDLLGQYLEVPVASLLGDGMVRDRVKVLGYLFFIADRKKTDLPYYADQKNSIDWYRLRHEEALDAEAVVELARASQDLYGFRDFKLKGGVLEGRQEIEVIKALKKAFPEARMTIDPNGGWSLKEAIGLCKDMHGILTYCEDPCGAEKGYSGREVLSEFRRATGLPTATNMIATDWREFGHSLELQSVDIPLADCHFWTMSGAVRVGQMCDEFGLTWGSHSNNHFDISLAMIAHVGAAVPGNPTAIDTHWIWQEGIERLTVDPPRIEDGYIAIPNKPGLGIEVDRNQILKANKVYEEHCLGARDDALGMQYLIPGWKFDPKRPALVR; encoded by the coding sequence ATGACACCGTATATCCAGAAAATGGAAGTCTATCCCGTAGCCGGCAAAGACAGCATGCTGCTGAACCTCAGTGGTGCCCATGCACCCTATTTCACCCGTAACATCGTCATCCTTACCGACAGCCAGGGGAATACCGGCGTCGGAGAGGTCCCCGGCGGACAGAAAATCACCCGCGCCTTGGAGCAAGTCAAGCCTGTGGTGGAAGGCTCGAAGCTCAGCGAATACAAGCAGACGCTCCTGAAGGTCAAGGCGGCCTTGGGAAACGACGACAATGATGTACGCGGACTGCAAACCTTTGATTTGAGAACCGGCATTCATGTAATTACCGCAATCGAGGCACCCCTGTTGGACCTGCTCGGCCAGTACCTGGAAGTTCCAGTGGCCTCGCTGCTTGGCGACGGAATGGTTCGTGACAGGGTCAAGGTGTTGGGCTACCTTTTCTTCATCGCCGACCGGAAGAAGACCGATCTCCCTTACTATGCGGATCAGAAGAACAGCATCGACTGGTACCGTCTGCGCCATGAAGAGGCCCTCGATGCAGAGGCCGTGGTGGAGCTTGCACGTGCAAGCCAGGACCTCTACGGCTTCAGGGATTTCAAACTTAAGGGCGGAGTGCTCGAGGGTAGGCAGGAGATCGAGGTGATCAAGGCGCTGAAGAAGGCTTTCCCCGAAGCCCGCATGACCATCGACCCCAACGGCGGTTGGTCCCTGAAGGAAGCCATTGGCCTGTGCAAGGACATGCATGGCATTCTGACGTATTGTGAGGATCCCTGTGGGGCAGAGAAGGGCTACAGCGGACGCGAGGTGCTCAGTGAGTTCCGCCGAGCCACCGGCCTTCCCACCGCCACGAATATGATTGCTACCGACTGGCGGGAGTTCGGTCACTCCCTTGAGCTGCAGAGTGTCGACATCCCTCTTGCCGACTGCCACTTCTGGACCATGAGCGGGGCTGTGCGCGTCGGTCAGATGTGCGATGAGTTCGGCTTGACCTGGGGTTCGCACTCCAACAACCATTTTGACATCTCCCTGGCTATGATCGCCCACGTAGGAGCTGCGGTACCGGGTAATCCAACCGCTATCGACACCCATTGGATCTGGCAGGAAGGCATTGAACGGCTGACGGTCGATCCCCCCAGGATCGAGGACGGATATATTGCGATTCCGAACAAGCCCGGCTTGGGTATTGAAGTCGATCGCAACCAGATCCTGAAGGCCAACAAGGTGTACGAGGAGCACTGCCTTGGAGCCCGTGATGATGCTCTTGGCATGCAGTATTTGATTCCTGGTTGGAAGTTCGACCCAAAGCGCCCTGCCTTGGTTCGCTGA
- a CDS encoding substrate-binding domain-containing protein, whose protein sequence is MGSPALKRIGFLATQFDEYYQNLVFHGALEEARRYPVQLIFYEGSNTNTLSKAGALDDTAFNLAAKTQLDGLIVMTNTMGSSFSRERIGGYLASFSHIPIVSIGLPFENAFTLCPQASGGMAQLTSHLVREHGRKIFLFLAGPKGHPESEARKAEFVSTLAELLPQAEPTVVYADFLEERAYERTLSLIEQDWCFDAVVAANDQMAFGSIRALEENAIHVPSQVSVTGFDDIPYSVLSIPALTTIHQPTSELGRRAVQYLASEWKLNLFDQSHIVADLTTDVVIRQSCGCMNAATGSAESAVAQLQVSLRKLFSLQVGERSRSGVLRRIEAAVVRTFKLEEILSELARGLRRLGIRFAAVVMIDEQSKGTDRSSLYMHLAGDEVTILAPNGQQFSTSTLLPQGLPDDFQAYVCEPLQFGSEQMGYFICTPDANDMHVYATLRDLITTSMKGALIMSLEKDRELTLQREVNKRTGELTSANKLLKKEIAQRKELERELLEVSNNIMTRIGQDIHDDLCQDLAGLGMLAATLESTLKKNGSPSAQQLAKLISESALRSAYTAKQIARDLFPSDLQDNGFVASVMQLVKSKNLTDGDTITLEVQPGFQIDDKEQSIQLYRIIQEALNNAIKHAKASHITVRLSCDAHSMLVEVADNGVGFELKKGKSAAGMGLKILTYRANLIGGTLHFSSTSQGTVVSCRVGFQEGV, encoded by the coding sequence ATGGGAAGTCCAGCACTAAAGCGGATTGGGTTCTTGGCAACCCAATTTGATGAGTACTATCAGAACCTTGTCTTTCATGGGGCCTTGGAAGAAGCAAGGCGATATCCTGTGCAGCTCATCTTCTACGAAGGGAGCAACACCAATACGCTAAGCAAGGCCGGGGCATTGGACGATACCGCATTCAACTTGGCTGCGAAGACCCAGCTCGATGGCTTGATCGTCATGACCAACACCATGGGATCCTCATTCTCCCGTGAGCGCATTGGAGGGTACCTCGCCTCCTTTTCCCATATTCCCATTGTCTCCATCGGTCTTCCATTCGAAAATGCCTTTACGCTGTGCCCGCAAGCCAGTGGAGGCATGGCACAACTGACCAGCCATTTGGTGAGGGAGCATGGACGCAAGATCTTCTTGTTTCTTGCAGGGCCGAAGGGACATCCCGAGAGTGAGGCGCGAAAGGCGGAATTTGTATCCACGTTGGCTGAATTGCTCCCCCAAGCAGAGCCTACGGTCGTGTATGCAGATTTCTTGGAAGAGCGAGCGTATGAACGAACCCTCTCGCTCATTGAACAAGATTGGTGCTTTGACGCAGTAGTGGCAGCCAACGACCAGATGGCTTTCGGCTCGATTCGGGCGTTGGAAGAGAACGCCATCCATGTACCTTCCCAGGTATCGGTAACAGGGTTCGATGACATCCCCTATAGTGTTCTCTCCATTCCAGCCCTTACCACCATTCATCAGCCTACCAGCGAGTTGGGCAGAAGGGCGGTTCAATACTTGGCTTCAGAATGGAAGTTGAACCTTTTCGACCAAAGCCATATTGTTGCCGACCTGACAACCGATGTGGTAATCCGGCAGAGTTGCGGCTGTATGAACGCCGCTACCGGCAGTGCAGAGTCTGCAGTTGCTCAGTTGCAGGTCAGCCTAAGAAAACTCTTTTCTCTGCAGGTGGGGGAGCGTTCTCGTTCTGGCGTTCTCAGGCGCATTGAAGCTGCCGTTGTCAGAACATTCAAGCTCGAGGAAATTCTCTCCGAGCTTGCCCGGGGCTTGAGGCGGTTGGGTATCCGCTTTGCCGCTGTGGTCATGATAGACGAGCAGAGTAAAGGCACAGACCGCTCAAGTCTGTATATGCACCTTGCAGGCGATGAGGTAACCATTCTTGCTCCCAATGGACAGCAGTTTTCTACCAGTACCCTGCTTCCCCAAGGGCTTCCTGATGATTTTCAGGCATACGTCTGTGAGCCTCTGCAATTTGGTTCCGAGCAGATGGGATATTTCATCTGCACCCCCGATGCAAATGACATGCACGTATACGCCACCTTGCGGGATTTGATCACCACGTCCATGAAAGGAGCTTTGATCATGTCCTTGGAAAAGGACCGGGAGTTGACGCTGCAGCGGGAAGTGAACAAACGTACCGGCGAACTCACGTCGGCCAACAAGCTGCTGAAGAAGGAAATTGCCCAGCGTAAGGAGTTGGAGCGGGAATTGTTGGAAGTTTCAAACAATATTATGACCCGCATCGGTCAGGATATACACGATGATTTGTGCCAGGATTTGGCAGGCCTTGGCATGCTTGCTGCGACACTGGAGTCGACATTAAAGAAGAATGGCTCTCCATCGGCTCAGCAACTTGCCAAGCTCATCAGTGAATCGGCACTGCGAAGTGCCTATACTGCCAAGCAAATTGCTCGCGACCTATTTCCTTCTGATTTGCAGGATAACGGGTTCGTCGCCTCGGTAATGCAGCTGGTCAAATCAAAGAATTTGACCGATGGGGATACAATCACCCTTGAGGTTCAGCCGGGTTTCCAAATCGACGATAAGGAACAGTCAATCCAACTATACAGAATAATCCAGGAAGCCTTGAACAACGCAATCAAGCATGCAAAAGCCAGCCATATAACGGTTCGGCTCTCTTGCGATGCTCATTCGATGTTGGTTGAGGTTGCTGATAACGGAGTGGGTTTTGAACTGAAGAAGGGAAAATCTGCTGCTGGTATGGGACTGAAGATTCTTACCTATCGGGCCAATCTTATTGGAGGAACCTTGCATTTTTCATCTACTTCCCAAGGGACGGTAGTCTCTTGCAGGGTTGGCTTTCAGGAGGGCGTGTGA